A single genomic interval of Scatophagus argus isolate fScaArg1 chromosome 22, fScaArg1.pri, whole genome shotgun sequence harbors:
- the mical3b gene encoding protein-methionine sulfoxide oxidase mical3b isoform X1, which translates to MGDDSYPECRAQELFDEFVSSSTCRAALWSFSQLCEHLQLDRSIAERPLYQPIKRRLNYWKANTLWAKLDRRAAQQEYQRAQVCNGTTCVIIGAGPCGLRTAVELSFMGARVVLLEKRDSFSRNNVLHLWPFTIHDLRSLGAKKFYGKFCAGSIDHISIRQLQLLLLKVALLLGVEVHVGVEFKNLVEPPADQQRHKVGWRMEVKPKSHPVNQLEFDVIIGADGRRNTLPGFRRKEFRGKLAIAITANFKNRNTTAEAKVEEISGVAFIFNQRFFQELRHETGIDLENIVYYKDDTHYFVMTAKKQSLLEKGVILQDFADTELLLSRENVDQNALQTYAREAADFSTNHQLPSLDFAMNHYGQPDVAMFDFTCMYASENAAMVHQRHGHQLLVSLVGDSLVEPFWPMGTGIARGFLAALDSAWMIRSWSQGGAPLDILAERESVYRLLPQTTPENLQKNFSLFTVNPNTRYVNINRLLVAPAQVRHLVDTGEEAGLSTGDIIRLPSPRFIRQDSFSQSNKLLTWCQEQTRGYRAVAISDLTTSWKDGLALCALIHRYRPDLIDFDSLDESAVEENIWLSFDVAEREFGISPLMTVEEMSSVGEPDSLSMVMYLSQFYQLLRDTVPPDGWLSQSSDLRSALITPVSILSRLGLSPSRKRNPKEHKDVRGKRRKTSRGSEEQQESCDLNSDVNSQVYDEALMGGSSRSRVRLMASQLQAKLDESSASRRSSSAAAAALHRQRKRTLQQEQMSFRFKEKLKSQSGLSGEEQCLQMYTGGVSSLAEQLTNQAESPEEVILSAGCSHICFFCQKRVYVMERLSAEGLFFHRSCFQCFHCRNSLRLAAYAFDQHSGRFYCIQHYDSKSTAPTTRRRPTASDGAASHRTSAASLDLSLSSADSLISADRRRSSAISVTVAMPERIELENCRRSSTNVETELLEEPEEVSEETLNRFNLNLDDSTKHRPSSESDMEEEEEEEGSCRRCVTSEEARALWRETLQLRLRDDREEEEEEEENEDEEEGEVEEEEECSEVESSDEEELPLISQSVSSAAGSDIIHCDTPVQPDFASSQLPCITRPTPPSEILPPTNTSSNTSFITIPDSTPNNDRVTALPTQLTPVIVMETDAQRPSHWQPAGVQGLFDDISPELPQKKTEQTETEEEGAGPAEGEVWSEGVRRRTSKGAHSLPPLQGGGAALLLQVKGPRETSTLRRVQVEGGGSRALWRAVFSGKKKWGRTLPSGAKRGKNDAANERRATGVRGSLTEESDLDSSALLQRCSLTPRNNLRLELFDLTSEIQRVTIKEAEENLKPAYIPHALAFKSTYTIKTCSLKDRVPIQDSDGQSSCPTEVVGVLIQPKEPSDLSVKETMFQRQQEDKDEDLDAKITRRVQRAARRKAKQEQLKRLHKAQMIQRQLQQVEEKQRQLEERGVMVEKALRGEADYWGESNNGQDTDLHLGGLGKLDNPALMQQWFELVQQKNSLVRYESELMIFARELELEDRQSRLQQELRERMAVDDHLKEEWQLVEERLILEEMLEVVEQRDSLVSLLEEQRLQERQEDRDLEEIMITQGLGFRWS; encoded by the exons ATGGGAGACGACTCATACCCAGAATGCCGAGCTCAGGAGCTGTTTGATGAGTTTGTGTCATCGTCAACCTGCAGAGCGGCGCTCTGGTCCTTCAGCCAGCTGTGTGAACATCTGCAGCTGGATAGGAGCATCGCAGAGAGGCCGTTGTACCAGCCAATCAAACGCCGCCTCAACTACTGGAAGGCCAACACTCTGTGGGCCAAACTGGACCGAAGGGCTGCCCAGCAGGAATACCAAAGGGCCCAAGTCTGCAACGGCACTACC tgtGTGATTATTGGTGCGGGGCCCTGTGGTTTGAGGACGGCGGTGGAGTTGAGCTTCATGGGAGCCCGGGTGGTGCTGCTGGAGAAGAGAGATTCCTTCTCTAGGAACAATGTACTCCACCTGTGGCCATTCACCATCCATGACCTACGGAGTCTCGGTGCCAAAAAGTTCTATGGAAAGTTTTGCGCCGGTTCCATCGACCACATCA GTATCcgtcagctgcagctgcttctgCTAAAGGTCGCCTTACTGCTGGGAGTCGAAGTCCACGTCGGTGTGGAGTTTAAAAACCTAGTGGAACCACCAGCAGATcagcagagacaca AGGTGGGCTGGAGAATGGAGGTGAAACCAAAGTCTCATCCTGTCAATCAGCTGGAGTTTGATGTCATCATTGGAGCAGACGGACGGAGGAACACACTGCCAG GTTTCAGACGTAAAGAGTTCAGGGGGAAACTGGCCATCGCCATCACTGCAAActttaaaaatagaaacaccACAGCGGAGGCCAAGGTGGAAGAGATCAGCGGTGTGGCTTTTATCTTCAACCAGAGGTTCTTCCAGGAACTCCGACACGAAACAG GCATTGATCTGGAGAACATTGTGTACTACAAAGATGACACTCACTACTTTGTGATGACAGCAAAGAAACAGAGTCTGCTGGAGAAAGGAGTCATTTTACag GACTTCGCAGACACTGAGCTGCTTCTCTCTCGGGAGAATGTGGACCAGAATGCATTGCAAACATATGCCCGTGAGGCTGCTGACTTCTCCACCAATCACCAGCTGCCGTCTCTGGACTTTGCCATGAATCACTACGGTCAGCCGGACGTCGCCATGTTCGACTTCACCTGCATGTACGCCTCGGAGAATGCCGCCATGGTCCACCAGCGACATGGACACCAGCTGCTGGTCTCACTGGTGGGGGACAGTTTGGTGGAG cCCTTCTGGCCAATGGGAACAGGGATCGCCAGAGGGTTTCTGGCAGCTCTGGATTCAGCCTGGATGATTCGGAGTTGGTCTCAGGGAGGAGCTCCTCTGGACATCCTGGCAGAAAG agAGAGTGTCTACCGGCTCCTCCCTCAAACGACTCCAGAGAACCTGCAGAAGAACTTCAGTCTATTTACAGTCAATCCAAACACAAGATATGTCAACATCAACCGTCTGCTCGTCGCACCTGCTCAg GTGAGACACCTTGTGGACACAGGAGAGGAGGCGGGACTAAGCACAGGTGACATCATCCGTCTGCCTTCACCCAGGTTCATCAGACAAG ATTCTTTCTCTCAGTCCAATAAGCTGCTGACTTGGTGTCAGGAGCAGACTCGTGGTTACCGTGCCGTAGCCATTAGCGACCTGACTACTTCCTGGAAGGATGGTCTCGCTCTCTGTGCCCTGATTCATCGATATCGACCTGATCTCAT tGACTTTGACTCTCTAGATGAGTCTGCAGTGGAAGAAAACATTTGGCTCAGCTTTGACGTGGCTGAACGAGAGTTTGGGATTTCTCCTCTGATGACTGTGGAGGAGATGTCCTCTGTAGGAGAGCCGGACTCTCTGTCAATGGTGATGTACCTGAGTCAGTTCTACCAGCTGCTCAGGGACACGGTGCCCCCTGATG GTTGGCTGAGTCAGAGTTCTGACCTGAGATCAGCACTCATCACTCCGGTCTCCATCCTCAGCAGACTGGGACTCAGTCCTTCCAGAAAGAGAAATCCAAAG GAACACAAAGACGTTCGTGGTAAACGGAGGAAGACAAGTCGAGGGAGcgaagagcagcaggag TCATGTGACCTGAACAGTGATGTCAACAGCCAGGTGTATGATGAGGCTCTTATGGGCGGGTCCAGTCGCTCCAGAGTGCGTCTGATGGCCAGTCAGCTGCAGGCGAAGCTGGACGAGAGTTCAGCTTCCCGTAGgagttcttctgctgctgcagcagctttacATCGACAG AGGAAACGAACTCTTCAGCAGGAACAGATGAGTTTTCGATTCAAAGAGAAGCTGAAGTCTCAGTCTGGGCTCAGTGGGGAGGAACAG TGTCTGCAGATGTACACTGGTGGAGTGAGCTCATTGGCTGAGCAGTTAACCAATCAGGCTGAGAGTCCAGAGGAAGTGATTTTG tccgcAGGCTGCAGTCACATCTGTTTCTTCTGTCAGAAGAGGGTTTATGTGATGGAGCGTTTGAGTGCTGAAGGTTTGTTCTTCCATCGCAGttgtttccagtgtttccactgcagaaaCTCACTCAGACTGGCTGCCTACGCCTTCGACCAGCACAGCG GGAGGTTCTACTGTATTCAGCACTACGACTCCAAATCGACTGCTCCAACCACGAGGAGAAGACCGACGGCATCTGACGGAGCTGCTTCACATCGAACATCCGCA gcGTCTCTGGATCTGTCACTCTCCTCTGCAGACTCTCTGATCTCTGCCGACCGTCGTCGATCCTCAG CGATCTCTGTAACAGTGGCAATGCCGGAGAGGATTGAGTTGGAAAACTGCCGCCGAAGCTCAACAAATGTGgagacagagctgctggaggagccCGAGGAGGTTTCAGAGGAGACACTGAACCGGTTCAACCTGAACCTGGACGACAGCACTAAACACAGACCCAG ttcagagtcggacatggaggaagaggaggaggaagagggcagCTGTCGACGCTGTGTGACCTCCGAGGAGGCCAGAGCTTTGTGGAGGGAAACTCTGCAGCTCCGCCTGAGAGATGaccgagaggaggaggaggaggaggaggaaaacgaagatgaagaggagggagaggtggaggaagaggaggaatgCAGTGAGGTGGAGTCAAGTGATG AGGAGGagcttcctctcatctctcagaGTGTCTCCTCAGctgcaggaagtgacatcataCACTGTGACACACCTGTGCAGCCTGACTTTGCCTCCAGCCAGCTGCCCTGCATCACCCGTCCCACACCTCCATCTGAGATTCTGCCCCCTACAAACACATCCTCCAACACCTCCTTCATCACCATACCTGACTCCACCCCCAACAATGACAGAGTCACAGCTCTACCAACACAGCTCACACCTGTCATCGTCATGGAAACAGATGCTCAGAGACCCTCTCACTGGCAACCTGCTGGAGTGCAGGGCTTGTTTGATGACATCAGCCCTGAACTtccacagaaaaagacagagcagacagagacagaggaggaaggggcAGGACCAGCTGAGGGGGAGGTGTGGTCAGAGGGGGTGAGGAGGCGGACCTCTAAAGGAGCACACAGCCTCCCCCCTCTACAGGGTGGGGGTGCAGCTCTTCTCCTTCAGGTAAAGGGGCCCAGAGAGACTTCAACACTCAGACGGGTGCAGGTGGAAGGGGGCGGGTCCAGAGCTCTGTGGAGGGCAGTGTTCTCTGGAAAGAAGAAGTGGGGCAGGACTTTACCTTCAGGTGCAAAGAGGGGGAAGAATGACGCAGCCAACGAGAGGAGAGCTACAG GTGTGAGAGGAAGTCTGACAGAAGAGTCTGACCTGGATTCATCAGCTTTGCTGCAGAGATGTTCACTGACACCCAGAAACAAT CTGCGTCTGGAGCTGTTTGATCTCACATCTGAAATTCAGAGAGTCACAATAAAAGAGGCGGAGGAGAACCTGAAG CCTGCGTATATTCCTCACGCTCTGGCTTTTAAAAGCACGTACACCATCAAG aCGTGCTCTCTGAAGGACAGAGTCCCCATCCAAGACTCTGATGGACAGTCCTCTTGTCCCACAGAGGTGGTGGGGGTCCTGATCCAGCCAAAGGAGCCATCTGATCTGAGTGTGAAGGAGACCATGTTCCAGAGGCAACAAGAGGACAAGGATGAAGACCTGGATGCCAAAATCACCCGACGAGTTCAGAGAGCTGCTAGAAGAAAGGCCAAACAGGAACAGCTGAAGAGACTCCACAAAGCTCAG ATGATCcagaggcagctgcagcaggtggaggagaaacagaggcaattggaggagagaggagtgatGGTGGAAAAAGCTCTGAGAGGAGAAGCAG ACTACTGGGGAGAATCCAACAATGGACAAGACACAGATCTTCACCTGGGAG GCCTGGGTAAACTGGATAATCCAGCTCTGATGCAACAGTGGTTTGAGTTGGTCCAGCAGAAGAACTCTCTGGTTCGATATGAATCTGAACTCATGATATT tgctCGAGAGTTGGAgttggaggacagacagagtcGACTTCAGCAGGAGCTCCGAGAGCGGATGGCTGTTGACG ACCACCTGAAGGAGGAGTGGCAGCTGGTGGAGGAACGTCTGATCCTGGAGGAAATGTTGGAGGTGGTGGAGCAGAGAGACTCTCTGGTGTCTCTACTAGAGGAACAAAGACTGCAGGAGCGACAAGAAGACCGGGACCTGGAGGAGATCATGATTACCCAGGGACTGGGATTCAGATGGTCCTGA
- the mical3b gene encoding protein-methionine sulfoxide oxidase mical3b isoform X2, producing MGDDSYPECRAQELFDEFVSSSTCRAALWSFSQLCEHLQLDRSIAERPLYQPIKRRLNYWKANTLWAKLDRRAAQQEYQRAQVCNGTTCVIIGAGPCGLRTAVELSFMGARVVLLEKRDSFSRNNVLHLWPFTIHDLRSLGAKKFYGKFCAGSIDHISIRQLQLLLLKVALLLGVEVHVGVEFKNLVEPPADQQRHKVGWRMEVKPKSHPVNQLEFDVIIGADGRRNTLPGFRRKEFRGKLAIAITANFKNRNTTAEAKVEEISGVAFIFNQRFFQELRHETGIDLENIVYYKDDTHYFVMTAKKQSLLEKGVILQDFADTELLLSRENVDQNALQTYAREAADFSTNHQLPSLDFAMNHYGQPDVAMFDFTCMYASENAAMVHQRHGHQLLVSLVGDSLVEPFWPMGTGIARGFLAALDSAWMIRSWSQGGAPLDILAERESVYRLLPQTTPENLQKNFSLFTVNPNTRYVNINRLLVAPAQVRHLVDTGEEAGLSTGDIIRLPSPRFIRQDSFSQSNKLLTWCQEQTRGYRAVAISDLTTSWKDGLALCALIHRYRPDLIDFDSLDESAVEENIWLSFDVAEREFGISPLMTVEEMSSVGEPDSLSMVMYLSQFYQLLRDTVPPDGWLSQSSDLRSALITPVSILSRLGLSPSRKRNPKEHKDVRGKRRKTSRGSEEQQESCDLNSDVNSQVYDEALMGGSSRSRVRLMASQLQAKLDESSASRRSSSAAAAALHRQRKRTLQQEQMSFRFKEKLKSQSGLSGEEQCLQMYTGGVSSLAEQLTNQAESPEEVILSAGCSHICFFCQKRVYVMERLSAEGLFFHRSCFQCFHCRNSLRLAAYAFDQHSGRFYCIQHYDSKSTAPTTRRRPTASDGAASHRTSAASLDLSLSSADSLISADRRRSSAISVTVAMPERIELENCRRSSTNVETELLEEPEEVSEETLNRFNLNLDDSTKHRPSSESDMEEEEEEEGSCRRCVTSEEARALWRETLQLRLRDDREEEEEEEENEDEEEGEVEEEEECSEVESSDEEELPLISQSVSSAAGSDIIHCDTPVQPDFASSQLPCITRPTPPSEILPPTNTSSNTSFITIPDSTPNNDRVTALPTQLTPVIVMETDAQRPSHWQPAGVQGLFDDISPELPQKKTEQTETEEEGAGPAEGEVWSEGVRRRTSKGAHSLPPLQGGGAALLLQVKGPRETSTLRRVQVEGGGSRALWRAVFSGKKKWGRTLPSGAKRGKNDAANERRATGVRGSLTEESDLDSSALLQRCSLTPRNNLRLELFDLTSEIQRVTIKEAEENLKTCSLKDRVPIQDSDGQSSCPTEVVGVLIQPKEPSDLSVKETMFQRQQEDKDEDLDAKITRRVQRAARRKAKQEQLKRLHKAQMIQRQLQQVEEKQRQLEERGVMVEKALRGEADYWGESNNGQDTDLHLGGLGKLDNPALMQQWFELVQQKNSLVRYESELMIFARELELEDRQSRLQQELRERMAVDDHLKEEWQLVEERLILEEMLEVVEQRDSLVSLLEEQRLQERQEDRDLEEIMITQGLGFRWS from the exons ATGGGAGACGACTCATACCCAGAATGCCGAGCTCAGGAGCTGTTTGATGAGTTTGTGTCATCGTCAACCTGCAGAGCGGCGCTCTGGTCCTTCAGCCAGCTGTGTGAACATCTGCAGCTGGATAGGAGCATCGCAGAGAGGCCGTTGTACCAGCCAATCAAACGCCGCCTCAACTACTGGAAGGCCAACACTCTGTGGGCCAAACTGGACCGAAGGGCTGCCCAGCAGGAATACCAAAGGGCCCAAGTCTGCAACGGCACTACC tgtGTGATTATTGGTGCGGGGCCCTGTGGTTTGAGGACGGCGGTGGAGTTGAGCTTCATGGGAGCCCGGGTGGTGCTGCTGGAGAAGAGAGATTCCTTCTCTAGGAACAATGTACTCCACCTGTGGCCATTCACCATCCATGACCTACGGAGTCTCGGTGCCAAAAAGTTCTATGGAAAGTTTTGCGCCGGTTCCATCGACCACATCA GTATCcgtcagctgcagctgcttctgCTAAAGGTCGCCTTACTGCTGGGAGTCGAAGTCCACGTCGGTGTGGAGTTTAAAAACCTAGTGGAACCACCAGCAGATcagcagagacaca AGGTGGGCTGGAGAATGGAGGTGAAACCAAAGTCTCATCCTGTCAATCAGCTGGAGTTTGATGTCATCATTGGAGCAGACGGACGGAGGAACACACTGCCAG GTTTCAGACGTAAAGAGTTCAGGGGGAAACTGGCCATCGCCATCACTGCAAActttaaaaatagaaacaccACAGCGGAGGCCAAGGTGGAAGAGATCAGCGGTGTGGCTTTTATCTTCAACCAGAGGTTCTTCCAGGAACTCCGACACGAAACAG GCATTGATCTGGAGAACATTGTGTACTACAAAGATGACACTCACTACTTTGTGATGACAGCAAAGAAACAGAGTCTGCTGGAGAAAGGAGTCATTTTACag GACTTCGCAGACACTGAGCTGCTTCTCTCTCGGGAGAATGTGGACCAGAATGCATTGCAAACATATGCCCGTGAGGCTGCTGACTTCTCCACCAATCACCAGCTGCCGTCTCTGGACTTTGCCATGAATCACTACGGTCAGCCGGACGTCGCCATGTTCGACTTCACCTGCATGTACGCCTCGGAGAATGCCGCCATGGTCCACCAGCGACATGGACACCAGCTGCTGGTCTCACTGGTGGGGGACAGTTTGGTGGAG cCCTTCTGGCCAATGGGAACAGGGATCGCCAGAGGGTTTCTGGCAGCTCTGGATTCAGCCTGGATGATTCGGAGTTGGTCTCAGGGAGGAGCTCCTCTGGACATCCTGGCAGAAAG agAGAGTGTCTACCGGCTCCTCCCTCAAACGACTCCAGAGAACCTGCAGAAGAACTTCAGTCTATTTACAGTCAATCCAAACACAAGATATGTCAACATCAACCGTCTGCTCGTCGCACCTGCTCAg GTGAGACACCTTGTGGACACAGGAGAGGAGGCGGGACTAAGCACAGGTGACATCATCCGTCTGCCTTCACCCAGGTTCATCAGACAAG ATTCTTTCTCTCAGTCCAATAAGCTGCTGACTTGGTGTCAGGAGCAGACTCGTGGTTACCGTGCCGTAGCCATTAGCGACCTGACTACTTCCTGGAAGGATGGTCTCGCTCTCTGTGCCCTGATTCATCGATATCGACCTGATCTCAT tGACTTTGACTCTCTAGATGAGTCTGCAGTGGAAGAAAACATTTGGCTCAGCTTTGACGTGGCTGAACGAGAGTTTGGGATTTCTCCTCTGATGACTGTGGAGGAGATGTCCTCTGTAGGAGAGCCGGACTCTCTGTCAATGGTGATGTACCTGAGTCAGTTCTACCAGCTGCTCAGGGACACGGTGCCCCCTGATG GTTGGCTGAGTCAGAGTTCTGACCTGAGATCAGCACTCATCACTCCGGTCTCCATCCTCAGCAGACTGGGACTCAGTCCTTCCAGAAAGAGAAATCCAAAG GAACACAAAGACGTTCGTGGTAAACGGAGGAAGACAAGTCGAGGGAGcgaagagcagcaggag TCATGTGACCTGAACAGTGATGTCAACAGCCAGGTGTATGATGAGGCTCTTATGGGCGGGTCCAGTCGCTCCAGAGTGCGTCTGATGGCCAGTCAGCTGCAGGCGAAGCTGGACGAGAGTTCAGCTTCCCGTAGgagttcttctgctgctgcagcagctttacATCGACAG AGGAAACGAACTCTTCAGCAGGAACAGATGAGTTTTCGATTCAAAGAGAAGCTGAAGTCTCAGTCTGGGCTCAGTGGGGAGGAACAG TGTCTGCAGATGTACACTGGTGGAGTGAGCTCATTGGCTGAGCAGTTAACCAATCAGGCTGAGAGTCCAGAGGAAGTGATTTTG tccgcAGGCTGCAGTCACATCTGTTTCTTCTGTCAGAAGAGGGTTTATGTGATGGAGCGTTTGAGTGCTGAAGGTTTGTTCTTCCATCGCAGttgtttccagtgtttccactgcagaaaCTCACTCAGACTGGCTGCCTACGCCTTCGACCAGCACAGCG GGAGGTTCTACTGTATTCAGCACTACGACTCCAAATCGACTGCTCCAACCACGAGGAGAAGACCGACGGCATCTGACGGAGCTGCTTCACATCGAACATCCGCA gcGTCTCTGGATCTGTCACTCTCCTCTGCAGACTCTCTGATCTCTGCCGACCGTCGTCGATCCTCAG CGATCTCTGTAACAGTGGCAATGCCGGAGAGGATTGAGTTGGAAAACTGCCGCCGAAGCTCAACAAATGTGgagacagagctgctggaggagccCGAGGAGGTTTCAGAGGAGACACTGAACCGGTTCAACCTGAACCTGGACGACAGCACTAAACACAGACCCAG ttcagagtcggacatggaggaagaggaggaggaagagggcagCTGTCGACGCTGTGTGACCTCCGAGGAGGCCAGAGCTTTGTGGAGGGAAACTCTGCAGCTCCGCCTGAGAGATGaccgagaggaggaggaggaggaggaggaaaacgaagatgaagaggagggagaggtggaggaagaggaggaatgCAGTGAGGTGGAGTCAAGTGATG AGGAGGagcttcctctcatctctcagaGTGTCTCCTCAGctgcaggaagtgacatcataCACTGTGACACACCTGTGCAGCCTGACTTTGCCTCCAGCCAGCTGCCCTGCATCACCCGTCCCACACCTCCATCTGAGATTCTGCCCCCTACAAACACATCCTCCAACACCTCCTTCATCACCATACCTGACTCCACCCCCAACAATGACAGAGTCACAGCTCTACCAACACAGCTCACACCTGTCATCGTCATGGAAACAGATGCTCAGAGACCCTCTCACTGGCAACCTGCTGGAGTGCAGGGCTTGTTTGATGACATCAGCCCTGAACTtccacagaaaaagacagagcagacagagacagaggaggaaggggcAGGACCAGCTGAGGGGGAGGTGTGGTCAGAGGGGGTGAGGAGGCGGACCTCTAAAGGAGCACACAGCCTCCCCCCTCTACAGGGTGGGGGTGCAGCTCTTCTCCTTCAGGTAAAGGGGCCCAGAGAGACTTCAACACTCAGACGGGTGCAGGTGGAAGGGGGCGGGTCCAGAGCTCTGTGGAGGGCAGTGTTCTCTGGAAAGAAGAAGTGGGGCAGGACTTTACCTTCAGGTGCAAAGAGGGGGAAGAATGACGCAGCCAACGAGAGGAGAGCTACAG GTGTGAGAGGAAGTCTGACAGAAGAGTCTGACCTGGATTCATCAGCTTTGCTGCAGAGATGTTCACTGACACCCAGAAACAAT CTGCGTCTGGAGCTGTTTGATCTCACATCTGAAATTCAGAGAGTCACAATAAAAGAGGCGGAGGAGAACCTGAAG aCGTGCTCTCTGAAGGACAGAGTCCCCATCCAAGACTCTGATGGACAGTCCTCTTGTCCCACAGAGGTGGTGGGGGTCCTGATCCAGCCAAAGGAGCCATCTGATCTGAGTGTGAAGGAGACCATGTTCCAGAGGCAACAAGAGGACAAGGATGAAGACCTGGATGCCAAAATCACCCGACGAGTTCAGAGAGCTGCTAGAAGAAAGGCCAAACAGGAACAGCTGAAGAGACTCCACAAAGCTCAG ATGATCcagaggcagctgcagcaggtggaggagaaacagaggcaattggaggagagaggagtgatGGTGGAAAAAGCTCTGAGAGGAGAAGCAG ACTACTGGGGAGAATCCAACAATGGACAAGACACAGATCTTCACCTGGGAG GCCTGGGTAAACTGGATAATCCAGCTCTGATGCAACAGTGGTTTGAGTTGGTCCAGCAGAAGAACTCTCTGGTTCGATATGAATCTGAACTCATGATATT tgctCGAGAGTTGGAgttggaggacagacagagtcGACTTCAGCAGGAGCTCCGAGAGCGGATGGCTGTTGACG ACCACCTGAAGGAGGAGTGGCAGCTGGTGGAGGAACGTCTGATCCTGGAGGAAATGTTGGAGGTGGTGGAGCAGAGAGACTCTCTGGTGTCTCTACTAGAGGAACAAAGACTGCAGGAGCGACAAGAAGACCGGGACCTGGAGGAGATCATGATTACCCAGGGACTGGGATTCAGATGGTCCTGA